A genomic segment from Chanos chanos chromosome 2, fChaCha1.1, whole genome shotgun sequence encodes:
- the slc1a2a gene encoding excitatory amino acid transporter 2a: MQKQVEVRMHESHLDMEPPVPPAEPVCGGFCDRIMRNLLLTVTVLGVVVGSVAGILLRYASPLPPDLIMIIAFPGDILMRMLKMLILPLIISSLITGLAGLDAKSSGRLGTRAMVYYMSTTIIAAILGVILVLAIHPGNPKLKANLGEGKKNDEVSSLDAFFDLIRNLFPENLVQACFQQIQTVTSRVEVAPPPPTRFNGRNATKGAAKYVVKKSLQFKSGMNVLGLIGFFVAFGICMGKMGERAKLMLEFFNVLNEIVMRLVGMIMWYSPIGIACLICGKIISINDLEVVAKQLGMYMITVIIGLIIHGAIFLPLIYFIIVRKNPFKFFMGVFQAWVTALGTASSAGTLPVTFRCLEENLGIDKRVTRFVLPVGATINMDGTALYEAVAAIFIAQMNGIELDPGQIVTVSLTATLASVGAASIPSAGLVTMLLILTAVGLPTSDISLLVAVDWLLDRFRTSVNVVGDSYGAGIVYHLSKDELDTFDAQQMRGDDLEMAKTQSFYENNTNQCVYASRNSCPQVLIDDCKVTLASNGSPAEFSVVEEEPWIRE; this comes from the exons ATGCAAAAGCAAGTAGAGGTCAGAATGCACGAGAGTCACCTGGACATGGAGCCCCCCGTTCCTCCAGCAGAGCCCGTGTGTGGGGGCTTCTGTGACAGAATAATGAGGAATTTGCTTCTAACAGTCACAGTTCTTG gtGTGGTTGTAGGCTCTGTTGCTGGAATTCTCCTTCGCTATGCCTCACCACTCCCTCCGGACCTGATTATGATCATTGCCTTCCCTGGAGACATCCTCATGAGGATGCTGAAGATGCTTATCCTTCCCCTCATTATCTCCAGTCTAATCACAG GGCTGGCAGGATTGGATGCCAAATCCAGTGGACGTCTTGGAACGAGGGCAATGGTTTATTACATGTCCACCACGATTATTGCTGCCATTTTGGGAGTGATTCTTGTGCTGGCCATTCACCCTGGCAACCCTAAACTGAAGGCTAACCTGGGAGAAGGGAAGAAGAATGACGAAGTGTCCAGTTTAGATGCCTTCTTTGACCTTATCCGAAATTTATTTCCAGAAAATCTGGTGCAGGCGTGCTTCCAACAG ATCCAGACTGTGACTAGTAGGGTAGAAGttgcccctcctcctcccacaaGATTTAATGGACGAAATGCAACAAAGGGGGCAGCAAAATATGTTGTGAAGAAATCTCTTCAGTTCAAGAGTGGCATGAATGTGTTGG GTCTGATTGGGTTTTTTGTGGCATTCGGGATCTGTATGGGAAAGATGGGAGAACGAGCCAAACTGATGCTGGAGTTCTTCAATGTTCTTAACGAGATTGTTATGAGACTAGTGGGCATGATCATGTG GTATTCTCCTATTGGTATTGCGTGTCTGATCTGTGGAAAGATCATCTCTATTAATGATCTGGAGGTGGTGGCCAAGCAACTGGGAATGTACATGATTACAGTTATCATTGGCCTGATCATCCACGGTGCCATCTTCCTACCACTCATATATTTCATCATCGTCAGGAAAAACCCATTTAAATTCTTCATGGGCGTGTTCCAGGCCTGGGTGACTGCTTTGGGCACGGCCTCCAG TGCTGGTACTCTGCCTGTAACCTTTCGTTGTCTGGAGGAGAACCTTGGCATTGACAAGAGGGTGACACGCTTCGTGCTGCCTGTTGGGGCCACTATCAATATGGATGGCACAGCTCTGTATGAGGCTGTTGCAGCCATTTTCATCGCACAAATGAATGGAATTGAACTGGATCCGGGTCAGATTGTGACTGTCAG TTTGACTGCTACATTAGCTAGTGTTGGAGCTGCCAGTATTCCCAGTGCTGGACTTGTTACAATGCTTCTGATCCTGACTGCTGTGGGTTTGCCAACCTCGGATATCAGTTTACTGGTAGCGGTGGATTGGTTACT GGATCGCTTCCGAACCTCGGTGAATGTTGTTGGTGACTCGTATGGGGCAGGCATTGTGTACCACCTCTCCAAAGATGAGCTTGACACTTTTGATGCCCAGCAAATGAGGGGAGATGACTTAGAAATGGCCAAGACACAATCCTTCTATGAAAATAACACAAACCAGTGTGTATATGCTTCCCGCAACTCCTGTCCACAAGTCCTGATAGATGATTGCAAG GTAACCTTGGCCTCAAATGGCTCCCCTGCGGAGTTCTCTGTTGTTGAGGAGGAACCATGGATACGTGAATAA
- the cd44a gene encoding CD44 antigen, with the protein MMWKFLVSCIGLLAVSQAAPAEGQTGRCSYAGVFLAEGSAPSSLSFQQAMELCQSLGSSLATEEQVKIAFEKGLKTCRHGWIHGQNVTFLPHTTDPHCPSTSNEVVSHAKPSSSLHDAYCFDESGSSGLDCDSAITSGPDTSQNQPDTQGNGIPTAQPDLNEDITSPPQQNNADITEQTNTALQDLGEVQKDAQTPTELPNEDFPVEKTTEKPNYQTTEFPDTVDLEEEQYLPIITTTHSPAKDSAQTTHKSLFPELEDMSGSGSGSGSDFESEREKDKVMPRIFLEHGFTKAPPKQTQAPDNEVKHPIPAVEAPFSARTNIGQRAVPLAPEPTVAAQAQEGTPGWLIIFSFVLVVGAIVCILAAIATRDKWYGPIRKMTITSRKGDRTEKKLQPIMKEQEMVTLVRCEPKQQNGKVEDFTVISLEECPEKEHLM; encoded by the exons ATGATGTGGAAGTTTTTGGTGAGCTGCATTGGATTGCTGGCAGTTTCACAGGCAGCTCCAGCTGAAG GACAGACTGGCAGATGCAGCTATGCTGGTGTTTTTCTTGCGGAGGGCAGTGCTCcgtcctctctgtccttccaGCAAGCGATGGAGTTGTGTCAGAGTTTGGGCAGCAGTCTGGCTACAGAGGAACAGGTTAAAATAGCCTTTGAGAAGGGCCTAAAAACATGCAG ACATGGTTGGATTCATGGCCAAAACGTCACATTCCTCCCACACACCACTGACCCACACTGCCCCTCCACATCCAATGAAGTAGTTTCCCATGCTAAGCCCTCCAGCTCTCTTCATGATGCCTACTGCTTTGATGAATCAG GTTCGTCAGGCTTGGACTGTGACTCTGCCATCACTTCAGGTCCTGACACATCTCAAAACCAGCCAGACACACAAGGAAATGGAATTCCTACAG caCAGCCAGATTTAAATGAAGACATCACATCTCCTCCTCAGCAGAACAATGCAGATATCACAGAACAAACCAACACTGCCCTCCAAGACCTTGGGGAGGTTCAGAAAGATGCTCAGACACCTACAGAGCTCCCAAATGAGGATTTCCCTGTCGAGAAAACCACCGAGAAACCTAACTATCAGACCACAGAGTTCCCAGATACAGTGGATCTAGAGGAAGAACAATACCTGCCCATCATCACCACAACCCACAGCCCTGCTAAAGACTCTGCTCAAACCACTCACAAATCCCTGTTCCCTGAGTTAGAAGACATGTCTGGATCTGGATCTGGATCTGGGTCAGACTTTGAGTctgagcgagagaaagacaaagtgaTGCCCAGGATCTTCCTGGAGCATGGCTTTACCAAAGCACCACCAAAGCAGACTCAGGCTCCAGATAATGAAGTAAAACACCCCATTCCTGCTGTTGAAG CTCCTTTCAGCGCTAGAACCAACATAGGCCAGAGAGCTGTGCCCCTTGCTCCAGAGCCAACTGTAGCTGCTCAGGCACAAGAGGGTACACCTG GCTGGCTGATTATCTTCTCATTTGTCTTGGTGGTTGGAGCCATAGTTTGTATATTAGCCGCCATTGCAACCAGGGACAA GTGGTATGGACCAATACGTAAGATGACAATCACATCCAGAAAAGgtgacaggacagagaaaaagctaCAGCCCATCATGAAAGAACAGGAGATGGTGACTCTCGTGCGCTGTGAGCCGAAACAACAGAATGGCAAGGTGGAGGACTTCACTGTCATTTCACTGGAGGAGTGCCCAGAGAAAGAACACCTAATGTAG